One Fuerstiella marisgermanici DNA window includes the following coding sequences:
- a CDS encoding sigma factor, producing the protein MNQDSTNTDCAKADDFVELLAQHDQSLTRYVMSLVPSMADSQDILQETKVALWRSFGSFESGTDFAA; encoded by the coding sequence ATGAACCAGGACTCCACGAATACTGATTGTGCGAAGGCCGATGACTTCGTGGAATTGCTTGCCCAGCATGACCAGTCGTTGACTCGATATGTGATGAGTCTTGTGCCGTCCATGGCGGATTCGCAGGACATACTGCAGGAAACCAAAGTCGCGTTGTGGCGTTCTTTTGGTTCGTTTGAGTCGGGGACTGACTTTGCCGCGTGA
- a CDS encoding DUF6435 family protein, whose translation MFKLFRKSPLQRLQKEYALRLEQARDLQRGGDIKGFAAMSAQAEDLLKQIEEIEQQEAEDLQS comes from the coding sequence ATGTTCAAGCTGTTTCGGAAATCGCCCCTTCAGCGGTTGCAAAAGGAGTATGCTCTTCGCCTCGAACAGGCGCGGGATCTTCAGCGTGGCGGTGACATCAAAGGCTTCGCGGCGATGTCTGCTCAAGCGGAAGACCTATTGAAGCAGATCGAAGAAATCGAACAGCAAGAGGCCGAAGATTTACAAAGCTAG
- a CDS encoding NAD(P)/FAD-dependent oxidoreductase, with amino-acid sequence MPDPVVIIGAGLAGLTCARELHARGVEFVLLEAADGVGGRVRTDEVDGFLLDRGFQVLLTAYPEAAKQLDYDALNLKAFEPGSLIRTTTGLHCMADPWRRPSQALTTAFAPIGGFADKLRIGRLRWEAGRGTMAGLFKRPDRTTEAELQRLGFSTSMVESFLRPFLGGVFLDRELQTSCRMLYFVFRMFSAGDTALPALGMGQIPQQLARQLPNGAIRLNQAVTEIKSDQVTLQSGEVISCNSVVVATDQPAAAKLIPELASTRKPRSVNCVYFSAPKPPVKDRMLLLNGTGSGLVNNLCVPSQVSSAYAPDGSSIISATVLNAATTDSTLHKAVADDLRSWFGSVVDSWKHLRTYNIPYALPNQTSPAFEPLVQPAKLRDNVYICGDYRSNGSINGAMESGRLAAEAIIREA; translated from the coding sequence ATGCCAGATCCAGTAGTCATTATCGGAGCGGGGCTGGCTGGCCTCACCTGTGCCAGGGAACTTCACGCCCGCGGTGTTGAGTTCGTTCTGCTTGAAGCAGCCGACGGCGTGGGAGGTCGAGTGCGCACTGACGAGGTTGACGGCTTTCTGCTGGATCGGGGCTTTCAGGTGCTGTTGACAGCCTACCCGGAAGCGGCGAAGCAGCTTGACTACGACGCACTGAATTTGAAGGCGTTCGAACCCGGATCACTGATTCGGACGACTACCGGACTTCATTGCATGGCGGATCCGTGGCGGCGCCCGAGTCAAGCGCTCACCACGGCCTTCGCTCCGATCGGAGGATTCGCCGACAAGTTGCGGATCGGTCGCCTGAGGTGGGAGGCCGGTCGAGGCACGATGGCAGGCCTCTTTAAACGTCCCGATCGGACCACCGAAGCCGAGCTTCAACGGCTGGGATTCTCTACGAGCATGGTGGAATCGTTTCTGCGTCCTTTTCTTGGCGGCGTGTTTCTTGACCGGGAGCTTCAGACATCCTGCCGCATGCTGTACTTCGTGTTTCGTATGTTCAGTGCCGGAGACACCGCGTTGCCAGCGCTGGGCATGGGCCAAATTCCTCAACAGCTCGCCAGGCAGCTTCCCAACGGTGCCATTCGATTGAACCAGGCCGTCACAGAGATCAAAAGTGATCAGGTGACTTTGCAATCCGGTGAAGTGATTTCCTGCAACAGTGTTGTCGTGGCGACCGACCAGCCCGCTGCTGCGAAGTTGATACCGGAACTTGCGTCCACAAGGAAGCCACGGTCCGTTAACTGCGTTTACTTTTCTGCTCCAAAACCGCCTGTGAAAGATCGCATGTTGCTTTTGAACGGGACCGGATCCGGACTCGTTAATAACCTCTGTGTGCCCAGTCAGGTTTCCTCAGCGTACGCACCAGATGGCAGTTCCATAATATCCGCGACGGTACTCAACGCTGCAACCACCGATTCTACGTTGCACAAGGCTGTCGCCGACGACCTGCGCAGTTGGTTTGGTAGTGTTGTGGATTCGTGGAAACACCTGCGCACCTACAACATTCCATATGCCCTGCCCAATCAGACCTCACCCGCCTTTGAGCCGCTTGTGCAACCGGCAAAGCTGCGAGACAACGTTTACATCTGCGGTGACTACCGGAGTAATGGATCCATCAACGGAGCTATGGAATCCGGAAGACTGGCCGCGGAAGCGATCATCAGGGAGGCATAG
- a CDS encoding SDR family NAD(P)-dependent oxidoreductase produces the protein MTDNPNTFIVLGGTGAVGSALTRKLSSTGANVVVGVRDTVKAEGITHETSCDVHWVEADNPESIEQCVKVTAEKYGGITGVANCIGSVLLKPAHLTSDAEWHHTITTNLTSSFSLVRAAAKAMRQSGGSIVLCSSAAAQIGLANHEAIAAAKAGIIGLTLAAAATYANRGVRVNAVAPGLVKSEMTRKLWETEEAAAVSAQMHAVGRLGDPEDVANAIAWLLDPANSWVTGQTLGVDGGLGSVLTRNRM, from the coding sequence ATGACAGACAATCCAAACACATTTATAGTGCTCGGAGGCACCGGAGCCGTCGGTAGTGCACTGACGCGAAAGCTAAGCTCAACCGGAGCGAACGTCGTGGTCGGCGTTCGGGACACGGTGAAAGCGGAAGGTATCACCCACGAAACGTCTTGCGATGTGCACTGGGTTGAGGCGGACAATCCGGAATCCATCGAGCAATGTGTGAAAGTCACGGCTGAAAAGTATGGCGGCATCACAGGCGTCGCGAATTGCATTGGCTCCGTCCTGCTGAAACCGGCCCACCTCACCAGTGACGCGGAGTGGCACCACACGATCACAACAAACCTCACGTCATCGTTCTCGCTTGTCCGAGCGGCCGCAAAGGCGATGCGACAATCCGGGGGCTCAATCGTTCTCTGTTCGTCAGCTGCCGCGCAGATTGGCTTGGCAAATCACGAAGCGATCGCGGCGGCCAAAGCGGGTATCATCGGGCTCACACTTGCAGCCGCCGCGACGTATGCGAATCGCGGTGTTCGCGTTAATGCGGTCGCTCCAGGTTTGGTGAAGTCTGAGATGACTCGAAAGCTATGGGAGACAGAAGAAGCGGCCGCCGTTTCGGCCCAGATGCACGCCGTCGGGCGGCTGGGAGACCCCGAGGATGTCGCTAACGCCATCGCATGGCTGCTCGATCCAGCGAACAGCTGGGTGACCGGTCAAACGCTTGGAGTCGACGGCGGGCTCGGATCCGTGCTGACTCGGAACAGGATGTAG
- a CDS encoding site-2 protease family protein, giving the protein MKRSFRLGTAAGIPLFLHWTFLLIPAYVLISGTLMGRPPFGMLADLTLVTVIFACVVLHELGHALAARRFGVQTKDIILMPIGGVARLERMPKRPQEELVVALAGPAVNVAIAAVLLLITVPFIGISGLQDPTSLATNLVGKTIAVNVAMIVFNMLPAFPMDGGRVLRALLSIRIGHLKATKIAAGVGQSMAVLFGLGGLLVFNNPMLMFIAGFVYLGAAQEAKAAEVESSFEGVRVRDVMMTRFDAIPAQASTEWALQYAIAANLRELPVVSSGNFLGMLKIEDLAHAVANGPTDANVGQLARTHVRPVQEDVSLFSAIEQLQVSELNTLPVVNEFGHLEGLITGDSIRAAQRFGPLLRSRASSPLREPPDELRQHLVRMQVG; this is encoded by the coding sequence ATGAAGAGGTCATTTCGACTTGGAACAGCGGCGGGTATCCCACTCTTTCTCCATTGGACGTTTCTACTAATTCCGGCATATGTGCTGATTAGTGGAACTCTCATGGGGCGGCCCCCGTTTGGAATGCTGGCTGACCTGACTTTGGTGACGGTGATATTCGCCTGCGTCGTGCTGCATGAACTCGGACACGCCTTGGCAGCTCGCCGATTCGGCGTGCAAACGAAAGACATCATTCTGATGCCCATCGGCGGCGTTGCTCGTCTTGAACGAATGCCTAAACGACCTCAGGAAGAATTGGTCGTGGCTTTGGCTGGACCGGCCGTCAACGTGGCAATCGCCGCGGTGCTGCTACTGATTACCGTACCGTTTATCGGGATAAGTGGACTACAAGACCCAACGTCACTAGCCACCAACCTGGTCGGAAAAACGATCGCCGTGAACGTGGCAATGATCGTCTTCAACATGCTGCCCGCGTTTCCCATGGACGGCGGTCGAGTACTGCGGGCGTTGCTTTCAATTCGTATCGGGCACCTGAAAGCAACCAAAATTGCGGCTGGTGTCGGCCAGTCTATGGCCGTCCTGTTTGGGCTGGGTGGTTTGTTGGTCTTCAATAATCCGATGCTGATGTTTATCGCCGGTTTCGTGTACCTTGGAGCCGCGCAGGAAGCCAAAGCGGCGGAGGTCGAATCTTCGTTTGAAGGTGTCCGGGTGCGAGACGTCATGATGACGAGGTTCGACGCCATTCCAGCACAGGCCTCCACAGAATGGGCATTGCAGTATGCAATTGCCGCGAATTTGCGGGAGCTGCCAGTCGTTTCCAGCGGAAACTTCCTCGGAATGCTGAAAATCGAAGACCTGGCCCACGCCGTTGCCAATGGACCTACGGACGCAAACGTCGGACAGCTCGCCCGCACTCATGTGCGTCCCGTGCAGGAAGACGTCTCTCTGTTTTCGGCGATCGAACAGCTTCAGGTATCAGAATTGAACACACTGCCTGTGGTGAACGAGTTCGGTCATCTGGAAGGGCTGATCACAGGCGATTCCATTCGAGCAGCCCAGCGATTCGGGCCACTACTGCGATCCCGCGCATCGTCCCCACTTCGAGAACCACCAGACGAACTACGCCAGCACCTTGTACGGATGCAAGTTGGATGA
- a CDS encoding chemotaxis protein CheB, with protein MEDRQLPRSLSDRAEGADERCFVIGVGASAGGLEALESFFEHMPTDSGLAFVVVQHLSPDFKSHMDELLRRKTQIPVHLVEDGIEVRPDSIYLLPARMEMIISDGKLRLTERKPDRSFSHPIDQFFRSLAVDCGKRGVAIVLSGTGSDGAKGIREVYEAGGLTISQDEASAKFDGMPMSAQATGVVDLVLPPESMAEALMQYTRDGVAREDLAKSELSLVGIDSIFQQLNKEFGVDFSQYKETTVGRRLQRRLDRLSLETLDDYGTYLHEHPNELAELYRDLLICVTNFFRDSDAFRVLAVETIPTIFANTREGETVRVWVAACSTGEEAYTVAILLDEERRRCGKDVDFKVFATDLHPSSIQHAARGSYTAESLAPMSFERRTQYFRRDGAQFQVTPEIRRRIVFAPHNILSDAPFTQMDLVTCRNMLIYLQPAAQARALSLLHFSLKPGGTLFLGPSESPGEISDEFHVVNQQWRLFTKRRDLRIPLGTSVPLARRSTPGAPIVPTPNFGSMRVDNNMIQLYDELLDQKMGSSILVDRRGQILHVFGDAARFLRFSSGRPTAHVLEAVEGKLKASLSAALHHATRKHGAVQYQAVPFPTSEDVEHLQITVEPIGDPVTGSGNLLISIVAVDATDPDKLLAAKSELTDELVSDMTTERMNHLETELQQSQENLQATIEEMETSNEELQASNEELVASNEELQSTNEELHSVNEELHTVNAEHQRRVEELAEANADMDNLLATTHVGVVFLDHDFTIRRFTPQIAKLLELDDHDIGRPIGEFKRRLGHPSLMNDLQKVLQTQELLEVKVEVSPDQFYLLRIVPYRNAGGIHGVVLTMIDISSLRTAEAQLERFKFMTEAASDLIFLTDHAGRFQYVNPSMADRVGYTIDILLSKHLTEIDSELTDEDYQRLFDSALDGPVKPFDADWVRRDQTTVPVEVSLSSVQIEGDRFLCGSVRDVTERRKTELEMRLQLLAIEATHNGIIITDPNQESNPITYANPGFLRLTGYSREEVIGHNCRFLQGPETDPEATNKLREAINAALPCRVAIRNYRKDGTPFWNDLQITPVFDRKQRLVNFVGVQNDITERMDAQEALERANQEAKAASDAKSSFLANMSHELRTPMTAVLGFADMLAEELVEDDQLEKVTTIKRNGKYLLALLNDILDLSKIEANQMDIQQQTVDTRKLLGDVRTLMDVRATQEGIPLTFTWSDDTPLEVTADETRMRQVLVNLIGNALKFTDHGSVRVEIGRNSKSDPQELVVAVQDTGIGIHDSHLAELFTPFSATGIARRRRFGGTGLGLSISKRLAEGMGGTISVESELGVGSCFTFRLPLTPQQAANNQAGSPAPAEPAPTEEQTRPAFPRLEARILLADDRRDIWRIGRYFLEKCGAEAVVVEDGLQAVEAVQRAEKDARPFDLILMDMQMPVMTGQEAIAEIRDLGVKVPIIALTADTMEGEREACLSMGCDDYFPKPIDGPKLMHLIAWHLQQKRRS; from the coding sequence ATGGAAGATAGACAACTACCGCGGTCGCTCAGCGACCGCGCTGAGGGTGCTGACGAACGGTGCTTTGTGATCGGCGTGGGCGCCTCCGCTGGCGGGTTGGAGGCACTGGAATCGTTTTTCGAACACATGCCGACTGATAGCGGACTGGCATTCGTCGTCGTGCAGCATCTGTCCCCTGACTTCAAGAGTCACATGGACGAACTGTTGAGACGGAAGACTCAGATCCCGGTTCATCTTGTCGAGGATGGAATCGAAGTTCGCCCCGATTCCATTTACCTGCTGCCAGCACGAATGGAGATGATTATCTCGGATGGCAAGCTACGTTTAACCGAACGCAAACCGGACCGCAGTTTTTCTCACCCTATTGATCAGTTCTTCCGATCACTAGCCGTTGACTGCGGGAAGCGGGGCGTGGCGATTGTACTTTCTGGTACCGGCAGTGATGGAGCCAAAGGCATTCGCGAAGTCTACGAAGCGGGTGGACTCACGATTAGCCAGGACGAAGCGTCGGCGAAGTTTGACGGCATGCCGATGAGTGCTCAGGCGACTGGTGTCGTCGATTTGGTTTTGCCGCCTGAGTCGATGGCTGAAGCGTTGATGCAATACACGCGCGACGGTGTCGCAAGAGAAGATCTGGCAAAGTCTGAACTGTCGCTGGTTGGAATCGACAGTATCTTTCAGCAGCTGAACAAGGAATTCGGTGTCGATTTTTCCCAGTACAAAGAGACGACCGTTGGCAGAAGATTGCAGCGGCGGCTGGACCGACTGTCTCTGGAGACACTGGACGACTACGGCACGTATCTGCATGAACATCCGAACGAACTGGCCGAGCTTTATCGTGACCTGCTGATTTGTGTCACCAATTTCTTCCGCGACAGTGATGCATTTCGCGTGCTCGCGGTGGAAACGATTCCGACGATCTTCGCGAACACGCGTGAAGGTGAAACGGTGCGCGTGTGGGTGGCAGCCTGTTCGACAGGAGAAGAGGCGTATACCGTCGCAATTCTGCTCGACGAAGAACGGCGTCGGTGTGGCAAAGACGTCGACTTCAAGGTATTCGCAACCGACCTTCATCCGTCATCCATCCAGCACGCCGCACGCGGTAGCTACACTGCTGAGTCACTTGCGCCGATGAGCTTCGAGCGTCGAACGCAGTACTTTCGTCGCGACGGTGCTCAGTTTCAGGTGACGCCCGAAATCCGTCGCAGGATCGTATTCGCACCGCACAACATACTCAGCGATGCGCCGTTCACGCAAATGGATCTTGTGACGTGCCGGAACATGTTGATCTATCTCCAGCCGGCTGCTCAGGCACGAGCCCTGTCGCTGTTGCACTTTTCCCTGAAGCCTGGTGGAACGTTGTTTCTGGGCCCGAGCGAATCACCGGGAGAAATCAGCGACGAATTTCATGTGGTCAATCAGCAATGGCGACTGTTTACCAAACGCCGCGATCTGCGAATTCCATTGGGGACGTCAGTGCCGCTTGCTCGACGCAGTACACCTGGCGCGCCGATCGTGCCGACGCCCAACTTTGGGAGCATGCGAGTCGACAACAACATGATTCAGCTCTACGACGAACTGCTGGACCAGAAAATGGGCAGCAGCATCCTTGTGGATCGTCGTGGACAGATTCTGCACGTGTTCGGTGATGCCGCCAGGTTTCTCAGGTTTTCTTCAGGCCGTCCCACGGCTCACGTTCTGGAAGCAGTGGAAGGAAAGCTGAAGGCGTCACTGTCTGCAGCTCTGCACCACGCAACTCGCAAGCACGGTGCAGTGCAGTACCAGGCCGTCCCATTTCCGACCAGTGAAGATGTCGAGCACTTACAGATTACCGTCGAACCAATTGGCGATCCCGTCACGGGCAGCGGCAACCTTCTCATCTCCATCGTTGCTGTCGACGCGACCGACCCCGACAAGTTGTTAGCCGCGAAAAGCGAGCTGACCGACGAATTGGTCAGCGACATGACGACGGAACGGATGAACCATCTGGAAACGGAACTTCAGCAGTCTCAGGAGAATCTTCAAGCCACCATTGAGGAGATGGAAACCTCCAACGAAGAACTGCAGGCTTCCAATGAGGAACTTGTTGCGTCTAACGAAGAGCTGCAGAGCACGAATGAGGAACTGCACTCCGTTAACGAAGAGCTGCACACCGTCAACGCCGAACACCAGCGTCGCGTTGAGGAACTGGCCGAAGCCAACGCCGACATGGACAACCTGCTGGCCACGACTCACGTCGGCGTGGTGTTTCTCGATCACGATTTCACAATCCGTCGCTTCACGCCTCAAATTGCGAAACTGCTGGAACTGGATGATCACGACATTGGGCGCCCGATTGGCGAATTTAAACGCCGGCTTGGCCACCCTTCGCTAATGAATGACCTGCAAAAGGTTCTGCAAACACAGGAATTGCTGGAAGTGAAGGTCGAGGTCTCTCCCGATCAGTTTTATCTGCTGCGTATCGTGCCGTATCGCAACGCTGGTGGTATTCACGGCGTCGTTCTGACAATGATCGACATTTCGTCGCTGCGAACTGCTGAAGCTCAGCTTGAACGATTTAAGTTCATGACCGAAGCGGCATCGGATCTGATCTTTCTTACGGATCACGCCGGTCGTTTTCAGTACGTGAACCCGTCCATGGCTGATCGGGTGGGCTACACAATCGACATTCTGCTCAGCAAGCATTTGACTGAAATTGATAGCGAGCTCACCGACGAAGACTACCAGCGGTTGTTCGACTCCGCCCTGGATGGACCGGTCAAACCGTTCGATGCCGACTGGGTGCGGCGAGATCAAACGACGGTTCCGGTCGAAGTGAGTCTGTCCAGTGTGCAGATTGAGGGCGATCGTTTCCTGTGTGGCAGCGTGCGCGACGTGACCGAACGTCGTAAGACTGAGTTGGAAATGAGATTGCAGCTTCTGGCCATCGAAGCCACTCACAACGGGATTATCATCACGGATCCGAATCAGGAAAGTAACCCGATCACGTACGCCAACCCGGGTTTTCTGCGGCTAACTGGATACAGCCGCGAAGAAGTGATCGGACACAACTGCCGCTTTTTGCAGGGGCCTGAGACAGATCCTGAAGCGACCAATAAGCTGCGGGAAGCCATTAACGCTGCTCTGCCATGTCGCGTTGCGATACGGAACTATCGCAAAGACGGCACACCGTTTTGGAATGACCTGCAGATCACACCGGTCTTCGATCGAAAGCAGCGGCTGGTTAACTTTGTGGGAGTCCAGAACGACATCACGGAGCGGATGGACGCACAGGAAGCATTGGAACGTGCGAATCAGGAAGCCAAGGCGGCCAGCGATGCGAAGAGTTCATTCCTTGCCAACATGAGTCACGAGTTACGAACTCCGATGACAGCCGTGCTTGGCTTCGCCGACATGCTGGCCGAAGAACTGGTTGAAGATGATCAGCTTGAAAAAGTGACCACCATCAAGCGCAACGGCAAATATTTGCTAGCGCTGCTGAACGACATTCTGGACTTGTCGAAGATCGAAGCCAACCAGATGGACATTCAGCAGCAGACAGTGGACACACGCAAACTACTGGGCGACGTGCGAACGTTGATGGATGTCCGAGCAACTCAGGAAGGCATTCCGTTAACGTTCACCTGGTCAGACGACACGCCGCTCGAAGTGACGGCCGACGAAACGCGAATGCGGCAAGTACTGGTCAACCTGATCGGCAACGCACTGAAGTTTACCGATCATGGAAGCGTGCGAGTGGAGATAGGCCGCAACTCAAAAAGCGACCCGCAGGAACTTGTCGTCGCCGTTCAGGATACCGGCATCGGAATTCACGACAGTCACCTGGCCGAACTTTTCACCCCCTTTAGTGCGACGGGAATTGCTCGCCGACGGCGTTTCGGAGGCACCGGACTCGGCCTAAGCATCAGCAAACGTCTGGCGGAAGGTATGGGGGGAACGATCTCCGTCGAAAGCGAACTGGGAGTCGGCAGTTGCTTCACCTTTCGTCTACCACTGACGCCACAGCAAGCGGCCAACAACCAGGCCGGATCGCCGGCGCCGGCAGAGCCTGCTCCAACTGAAGAGCAGACTCGACCGGCATTTCCCAGGCTGGAAGCTCGCATCCTGCTGGCCGATGATCGTCGCGACATCTGGCGTATTGGCCGCTACTTCCTGGAAAAATGCGGAGCCGAAGCCGTGGTCGTCGAAGACGGTTTACAGGCGGTCGAAGCAGTGCAACGCGCAGAGAAAGACGCTCGTCCTTTCGACCTGATTCTGATGGACATGCAGATGCCTGTTATGACGGGGCAGGAAGCAATTGCCGAAATTCGCGATTTGGGCGTGAAGGTTCCAATCATCGCGCTGACGGCTGACACAATGGAAGGCGAGCGAGAAGCCTGTCTGTCGATGGGCTGCGACGACTATTTTCCCAAACCCATCGATGGCCCGAAACTGATGCATCTAATCGCCTGGCACTTGCAGCAAAAACGCCGCAGCTAA
- a CDS encoding transglutaminase-like domain-containing protein, producing MTQIEVSCQLNYDVRTPTVFLFQVTAAETEHQSIIDEKFSITPDVQVERCQVGFEGNQLQRVFAQPGQLQVNYQATANLKPEIDQPAGLQEWDAQHMPADVLPYLNPSRYCESDVLSRFAFEEFGSLQRGYSRVVAICEWVNGHLDYTPGSTTSTTTAADVLVQRVGVCRDYAHLAISLCRAVGIPARYVAGYAVDLQPPDFHGFIEAFLDGQWYLFDPTKLAPVSGLVRIGVGRDAADVSFATITGQATLTQQTVQASGQQAANRASAVSTA from the coding sequence ATGACTCAGATCGAAGTTAGCTGTCAACTTAACTACGACGTTCGCACCCCTACCGTTTTCTTATTTCAGGTCACCGCCGCTGAAACTGAACATCAAAGCATCATCGATGAAAAGTTTTCGATAACGCCCGACGTGCAGGTTGAGCGGTGTCAGGTGGGTTTTGAAGGAAACCAGCTGCAACGTGTATTCGCTCAACCGGGCCAGCTACAGGTCAATTACCAGGCCACGGCCAATCTCAAACCGGAAATCGATCAACCAGCGGGACTTCAGGAATGGGACGCTCAGCATATGCCGGCAGATGTCCTGCCCTATCTGAATCCAAGCCGCTATTGCGAAAGCGACGTACTGTCGCGGTTCGCTTTTGAAGAATTCGGCAGCCTTCAACGAGGCTACTCCCGGGTCGTCGCGATTTGCGAATGGGTCAACGGCCACCTTGATTACACGCCGGGCAGCACCACATCAACAACGACGGCCGCAGACGTTTTGGTGCAGCGGGTTGGCGTTTGTCGAGACTACGCACACTTGGCAATTTCACTGTGTCGCGCGGTTGGAATTCCGGCGAGGTATGTGGCCGGTTACGCGGTTGACCTCCAACCGCCCGATTTCCATGGCTTCATTGAAGCGTTTCTGGACGGGCAATGGTACTTGTTCGATCCCACGAAATTGGCCCCTGTGAGTGGATTGGTCAGAATCGGCGTTGGGCGTGACGCCGCCGATGTCTCGTTCGCAACAATCACCGGTCAAGCCACGCTTACTCAGCAGACCGTTCAGGCCAGCGGCCAGCAAGCTGCAAACCGCGCATCAGCGGTGTCCACGGCGTGA
- a CDS encoding PP2C family protein-serine/threonine phosphatase encodes MSTSLLTFAITDAGLARRRNEDCFLVASAESDATIVASRTAAATASIEGGDQQLLAVADGMGWHAAGNLASAIAINTLRASLNRLHVAASEKGRSARDRMLLDGLRQTVRQANRRIFHESSEHPELSGMGTTLTAALVHDRNVWIAHVGDSRCYVVRNSELIQLTTDHNLATLLKQIDPDSVDSGSGANVLWNCLGGTDIRDLEIEVKQCVLQPSDYLLLCTDGLVKHVDDEEISSVISSAATPEQACRRLVEMAKQRGGRDNITIVLGQHQDCGQLEPVGSASASDHTNTDLADTWIEHTIGPLGTA; translated from the coding sequence ATGAGTACTTCACTACTCACATTCGCCATCACTGACGCTGGCCTGGCCCGTCGACGCAACGAGGACTGCTTTTTGGTGGCAAGTGCTGAGTCTGACGCGACGATCGTGGCCAGTCGCACCGCGGCCGCGACGGCCAGCATCGAAGGTGGGGACCAGCAGTTGCTTGCCGTTGCCGATGGAATGGGCTGGCATGCGGCCGGCAATTTAGCGTCAGCGATCGCCATCAACACGCTCCGCGCAAGCCTTAACCGGCTGCACGTCGCGGCATCAGAGAAGGGCCGTTCGGCCCGAGACCGGATGCTGTTAGACGGTCTGCGTCAAACTGTTCGGCAGGCCAATCGTCGAATCTTCCACGAAAGTTCTGAGCATCCGGAGTTGTCCGGTATGGGGACGACTCTGACGGCAGCATTGGTGCATGACCGAAACGTTTGGATCGCCCACGTTGGCGATAGCCGATGTTACGTCGTCCGAAATTCGGAACTGATTCAACTAACGACCGATCACAACCTCGCCACACTTCTAAAACAAATCGACCCGGACTCCGTTGATTCCGGGTCCGGAGCGAACGTCTTGTGGAACTGTTTAGGTGGAACCGATATCCGCGACTTGGAAATCGAGGTCAAGCAATGCGTTCTGCAACCGTCGGACTACCTTTTGCTGTGTACCGACGGGTTAGTGAAACACGTGGACGATGAAGAAATCTCGAGCGTTATTTCGTCCGCAGCTACGCCTGAGCAGGCCTGCCGACGACTCGTTGAGATGGCCAAACAACGTGGCGGACGAGACAACATCACAATCGTTCTGGGGCAGCACCAGGACTGTGGGCAGCTTGAACCGGTTGGCTCTGCAAGTGCAAGCGACCACACAAACACGGACCTCGCAGATACATGGATTGAGCACACGATCGGGCCATTGGGCACAGCGTGA